The following are from one region of the Methanomassiliicoccales archaeon genome:
- a CDS encoding tyrosine-type recombinase/integrase: MPSKQRYLEQRIDSFLAKKTARRRLSKGQAGKYRGRLLRLYRILDKAGLETKPKQFGDKELDFLLAEFERLGWSICYQKQNICVLNQFLLTFKNPIVRDAEIGWPSETRQHVDWLTEEEAIGMIDASVGVERIVIHLELRLWLRRIEVERMLESFLEDAGIVAVHGKGRGGGKFRNLAWGPDTLEEVQRWEELREALIEKARRKDPDVDVPKAYIIYERGGKLAAYGHTAIDNIVQRVAKRAGIQRPIGNHTLRRTGARLAYFAGVPMVEIMEALGHTSEKQTIRYLGLTVLELAKMQRMAFNYLEQVRARMQGKASERTKEASQPEPLPVVRVST, translated from the coding sequence TTGCCTTCAAAACAGCGTTATCTGGAGCAGCGCATCGACAGCTTCCTGGCCAAGAAGACGGCTCGGCGAAGGCTATCGAAAGGCCAGGCGGGAAAGTATCGGGGAAGGCTGCTCCGGCTCTACCGGATTCTCGACAAGGCTGGCCTGGAGACCAAGCCGAAGCAGTTCGGCGACAAGGAGCTGGACTTCCTGCTGGCGGAGTTCGAGCGGCTGGGCTGGTCCATATGTTATCAGAAGCAGAACATCTGCGTGCTGAACCAGTTCCTGCTCACCTTCAAGAACCCGATAGTCCGGGATGCGGAGATCGGGTGGCCCTCGGAGACCAGGCAGCACGTCGATTGGCTGACGGAGGAGGAAGCGATCGGGATGATAGACGCCTCGGTGGGCGTCGAGAGGATAGTGATCCACCTGGAGCTGCGACTTTGGTTGAGGCGCATAGAGGTCGAGCGGATGCTCGAGTCGTTCCTGGAGGATGCCGGGATCGTGGCCGTCCATGGCAAGGGTCGTGGCGGCGGGAAGTTCAGGAATCTGGCCTGGGGGCCGGACACGTTGGAGGAGGTACAAAGATGGGAAGAATTGAGGGAAGCGTTGATAGAGAAGGCAAGGCGGAAGGATCCGGACGTGGATGTGCCGAAGGCGTACATCATCTACGAGAGGGGCGGCAAGCTGGCGGCATACGGTCACACCGCGATCGACAACATCGTGCAGCGTGTCGCCAAGCGGGCGGGCATACAGCGCCCGATCGGGAACCACACGCTGAGGCGCACCGGGGCGAGGTTGGCGTACTTCGCCGGGGTGCCGATGGTGGAGATCATGGAGGCGCTGGGACACACGTCGGAGAAGCAGACGATAAGGTACCTGGGCCTGACGGTCCTGGAGCTGGCGAAGATGCAGCGGATGGCGTTCAATTACCTGGAGCAGGTCCGTGCACGGATGCAGGGCAAAGCGTCGGAGAGAACGAAGGAGGCGTCGCAGCCGGAACCGCTTCCGGTTGTGCGCGTCTCTACATAA